One part of the Edaphobacter acidisoli genome encodes these proteins:
- the kdgD gene encoding 5-dehydro-4-deoxyglucarate dehydratase — protein sequence MQKMSPAEMAKKIGEGLLSFPVTHFTRDFAFDEAPYRQHIAWLLEHNPAGLFAAGGTGEFFSLTLDEFSRVVSAAVRETAGRVPVLAGCGYGTAMAKQFAAAAESAGADGLLLMPPYLVNADPTGLLAHAEAVCASTKLGVIFYNRDNAIIDDTMLARLAERCPNLVGFKDGHGDIELMTRIYARLGDRLTYIGGLPTAETFALPYLEMGVTTYSSAIFNFLPSFAQQFYAAVRSRDREKVYAGLREFVLPYIAIRNRRKGYAVSIVKAGLTAVGRPAGPVRTPLVDLNEQELADLKKLIGDRS from the coding sequence ATGCAGAAGATGTCCCCCGCCGAAATGGCAAAGAAGATTGGCGAAGGCCTGCTCTCTTTCCCCGTCACCCACTTCACCCGCGACTTCGCCTTCGACGAAGCCCCATACCGCCAACACATCGCCTGGCTCCTGGAGCACAACCCCGCCGGGCTCTTCGCCGCAGGCGGCACAGGTGAATTCTTCTCCCTCACCCTCGACGAGTTCTCCCGCGTCGTCTCAGCAGCCGTGCGCGAAACCGCCGGGCGCGTCCCCGTACTCGCCGGCTGCGGCTACGGCACAGCCATGGCGAAGCAGTTCGCCGCCGCAGCCGAGAGCGCAGGCGCCGACGGCCTCCTGCTCATGCCGCCCTATCTCGTCAACGCCGACCCTACCGGCCTGCTCGCCCACGCCGAAGCCGTCTGCGCCTCCACCAAGCTCGGCGTCATCTTCTACAACCGCGACAACGCCATCATCGACGACACCATGCTTGCCCGCCTCGCCGAGCGCTGCCCCAACCTCGTCGGCTTCAAAGACGGCCACGGCGACATTGAGCTGATGACGCGCATCTACGCCCGCCTCGGCGACCGCCTCACCTACATCGGCGGCCTGCCCACAGCCGAAACCTTCGCGCTGCCGTACCTCGAAATGGGCGTGACAACGTACTCCTCGGCTATCTTCAACTTCCTGCCCAGCTTCGCGCAGCAGTTCTACGCCGCCGTGCGCAGCCGCGACCGAGAGAAGGTCTACGCAGGCCTCCGCGAATTCGTCCTGCCGTACATCGCCATCCGCAACCGGCGCAAAGGCTACGCGGTCTCCATCGTGAAGGCAGGCCTCACCGCCGTGGGACGCCCCGCGGGCCCAGTGCGCACCCCGCTGGTCGATCTCAACGAGCAGGAGCTTGCCGACCTGAAGAAGCTGATCGGAGACCGCTCCTGA
- a CDS encoding MFS transporter — MLFAASAFSYGDRVALSIAGVSISRDLHLNALRLGYLFSGFSWAYVAGQLPAGGLLDRYGSKRVYGTSIVLWSLCALLVGFAGYLPAAIAFSVIFGLRLLSGLAQSPVFPGNGRIVASWFPTAERGTASAIFNSSQYFALVLFGPIMGWIVHISGWKQCFWFLGALGFVLVYLWSKVIHGVKDHPRINQAEIDFIEQGGGLTNIDFRAGKAQKPANRLTWSAVKMLLSNRMLVGIYLGQYCITTLTWFFLTWFPVYLYEARHMSIVKVGIMAALPALCGSIGGILGGVVSDKLLRMGHSLTFARKVPIVSGMLLAVTMLGCNYTNTQWLVMVLLSFAFFGKGFGALGWTVIADTSPKPLIGINGGLFNLIGNLAGVTTPIVIGYIVKRTGSFNDALIFVAATAVMAIVAYLPIVGEIKRVDFDLPEPSGGAA, encoded by the coding sequence ATGCTCTTCGCCGCCAGTGCCTTCAGCTACGGCGACCGCGTCGCGTTGTCCATTGCAGGCGTCTCCATCTCGCGCGACCTTCACCTGAATGCACTCCGCCTCGGCTATCTCTTCTCCGGATTCAGTTGGGCCTACGTCGCAGGGCAACTCCCCGCCGGCGGCCTGCTCGATCGCTACGGCTCCAAGCGCGTCTACGGAACCAGCATCGTCCTCTGGTCGCTGTGCGCGCTGCTGGTGGGCTTCGCAGGATACCTCCCCGCAGCCATCGCCTTCTCGGTCATCTTCGGCCTCCGTCTGCTCTCCGGACTCGCGCAGTCGCCCGTCTTTCCCGGCAACGGCCGCATCGTAGCAAGCTGGTTCCCAACCGCGGAGCGCGGCACCGCCTCTGCAATCTTCAACTCGTCGCAGTACTTCGCCCTCGTTCTCTTTGGACCCATCATGGGCTGGATCGTCCATATCAGCGGCTGGAAGCAGTGCTTCTGGTTCCTGGGCGCGTTAGGCTTCGTGCTGGTCTACTTGTGGTCCAAAGTGATCCACGGCGTCAAAGACCATCCACGCATCAATCAGGCCGAGATCGACTTCATCGAGCAAGGCGGCGGCCTCACCAACATCGACTTCCGCGCAGGCAAAGCGCAGAAGCCCGCAAACCGCCTCACCTGGTCCGCCGTGAAGATGCTCCTGAGCAATCGTATGCTGGTCGGCATCTATCTCGGCCAGTACTGCATCACCACGTTGACGTGGTTCTTCCTCACCTGGTTCCCGGTCTATCTCTATGAGGCGCGCCACATGTCGATCGTCAAAGTCGGCATCATGGCCGCGCTGCCCGCGCTCTGTGGCTCCATCGGTGGTATCCTCGGCGGCGTCGTCTCCGACAAGCTCCTGCGCATGGGCCACTCGCTGACATTCGCCCGCAAGGTCCCCATCGTCTCGGGAATGCTGCTCGCCGTCACCATGCTCGGCTGCAACTACACCAACACGCAGTGGCTCGTCATGGTGCTCCTGTCGTTCGCCTTCTTCGGCAAAGGCTTCGGCGCGCTCGGCTGGACGGTCATCGCCGACACCTCGCCAAAGCCGCTGATCGGCATCAACGGCGGGCTATTTAATTTGATAGGCAACCTTGCAGGCGTCACCACGCCCATCGTCATCGGCTACATCGTCAAACGCACCGGCTCCTTCAACGACGCGCTCATCTTCGTCGCGGCCACCGCCGTCATGGCCATCGTCGCGTACCTGCCCATCGTCGGCGAGATCAAGCGCGTCGACTTCGACCTTCCAGAGCCATCAGGCGGTGCCGCATGA
- a CDS encoding enolase C-terminal domain-like protein → MIDPGNLTDNLKGTPQVKTMRVIPVAGHDSMLLNLSGAHAPFFTRNLVILTDSAGHTGVGEVPGGEKIRNVLEDSRVLVEGQSIAAYQQILNTVQQRFGDRDAEGRGLQTFDLRTTVHAVTAIECALLDLLGQFLGVSVAALLGEGQQRTHVDVLGYLFFIGDRKKTDLPYQSGEHADDEWLRLRHEEALSTESILRLAEAAQARYGFHDFKLKGGVFPGAKEMEAATALAERFPQARITLDPNGAWSLDEAISLCTGKREVLAYAEDPCGAEQGFSGREIMAEFRHATGLPTATNMIATNWRELKHAAELRAVDIPLADPHFWTMQGAVRVAQFCRDWGMTWGSHSNNHFDISLAMFTHVAAAAPGKITAIDTHWIWQDGQRLTQNPLVIADGKITVPQTPGLGVELDMQQVEAAHRLYQQEGLGARDDAKAMQYLRPGWKFNPKRPCLA, encoded by the coding sequence ATGATCGACCCCGGCAATCTCACCGACAATCTCAAGGGAACGCCTCAAGTCAAAACCATGCGCGTCATCCCGGTCGCCGGACACGACAGCATGTTGCTCAACCTCAGCGGAGCGCACGCGCCCTTCTTCACTCGCAACCTCGTCATCCTCACCGACAGCGCCGGCCACACCGGAGTAGGAGAAGTCCCCGGCGGAGAAAAAATCCGCAACGTCCTCGAAGACAGCCGCGTGCTCGTCGAAGGCCAGTCCATCGCGGCGTACCAGCAGATTCTCAACACCGTGCAGCAGCGCTTCGGAGACCGCGACGCAGAGGGCCGCGGCCTCCAGACCTTCGATCTGCGCACGACAGTCCACGCCGTCACGGCCATTGAGTGCGCGCTGCTCGACCTGCTCGGCCAGTTCCTCGGCGTGTCCGTTGCCGCCTTGCTAGGCGAAGGCCAGCAGCGCACCCACGTCGACGTTCTCGGCTACCTCTTCTTCATCGGCGACAGAAAGAAGACCGATCTCCCCTATCAAAGCGGCGAACACGCAGACGACGAATGGCTGCGTCTGCGCCACGAAGAAGCGCTCTCCACCGAATCCATCCTGCGCCTCGCCGAAGCCGCACAAGCCCGCTACGGCTTCCACGACTTCAAGCTCAAAGGCGGCGTCTTCCCCGGCGCAAAAGAGATGGAAGCCGCAACCGCACTCGCCGAGCGCTTCCCCCAGGCCCGCATCACGCTCGACCCCAACGGGGCCTGGTCGCTCGACGAAGCCATCTCCCTCTGCACCGGCAAGCGCGAAGTCCTCGCCTACGCCGAAGACCCGTGCGGAGCCGAACAAGGCTTCTCCGGCCGCGAGATCATGGCCGAGTTTCGCCACGCCACCGGCCTCCCCACGGCAACCAACATGATCGCCACCAACTGGCGCGAGCTCAAGCACGCAGCCGAGTTGAGAGCCGTCGACATCCCTCTCGCCGACCCACACTTCTGGACCATGCAGGGCGCCGTGCGCGTAGCGCAGTTCTGCCGCGACTGGGGCATGACGTGGGGCTCGCACTCCAACAACCACTTCGACATCTCGCTTGCAATGTTCACCCACGTCGCCGCCGCCGCACCCGGAAAGATCACCGCCATCGACACGCACTGGATCTGGCAGGACGGCCAGCGCCTCACCCAAAATCCGCTCGTCATAGCCGATGGCAAAATCACAGTTCCGCAAACCCCAGGCCTCGGCGTCGAGTTGGACATGCAGCAGGTCGAAGCCGCACACCGTCTCTACCAACAGGAAGGCCTCGGTGCACGCGACGACGCGAAGGCAATGCAATATCTCCGCCCCGGCTGGAAGTTCAACCCCAAGCGCCCCTGCCTCGCTTGA
- the garD gene encoding galactarate dehydratase, with the protein MNHPQPDRPRSLRMDPRDNVAIVVNAGGLREGAQLEGGLTLTEPVPEAHKFALNDLPQGAPIIRYGVTIGYATRAIQRGSWVHEGLITLPEAPALDSLPLATETPKPQPPLEGYTFQGYRNPDGTAGTKNILAISTTVQCVSSSVEYAIRRIKAELLPRYPNVDDVVAITHNYGCGVAINAPGAEIPIRTLGNLALNPNLGGEPLVVSLGCEKMQPSRMLPASKLPVLREESYVMRFQDEEYRGFGDIIAAIMQMAEKRLDRLNQRRRVTCPASDLVVGLQCGGSDAFSGATANPAVGFASDLLVRAGATVMFSEVTEVRDAIDLLTARAADESVARELVRQMHWYDAYLGRGDADRSANPTPGNKEGGLANIVEKSLGSIAKAGTSAITGVFGPGERVTKKGLIFAATPASDFICGTLQLAASMNMHIFTTGRGTPYGLAMAPVIKVASRTELAQRWPDLIDLDAGRIATGHATIEEIGWELFRMVLEVASGNQQTWADHWGLHNDFALFNPAPVT; encoded by the coding sequence ATGAACCACCCGCAGCCCGACCGTCCCCGTTCGCTTCGCATGGACCCGCGCGACAACGTCGCAATCGTTGTAAACGCCGGCGGCCTGCGCGAAGGCGCACAGCTCGAAGGCGGACTCACCCTGACAGAGCCAGTCCCCGAAGCCCACAAGTTCGCACTCAACGACCTGCCGCAAGGCGCACCCATCATCCGCTATGGAGTCACCATCGGCTACGCAACACGCGCAATCCAGCGCGGCAGTTGGGTGCACGAAGGCCTCATCACCCTCCCCGAAGCCCCCGCTCTCGATTCGCTCCCACTCGCAACCGAGACCCCAAAGCCCCAGCCTCCACTCGAAGGCTATACCTTCCAGGGGTATCGCAACCCCGACGGCACAGCCGGCACAAAAAACATCCTCGCCATCAGCACCACCGTGCAATGCGTCTCTTCGAGCGTCGAGTACGCCATACGCCGCATCAAGGCCGAGCTTCTCCCGCGCTACCCCAACGTAGACGACGTCGTCGCCATCACGCACAACTACGGCTGCGGCGTCGCCATCAACGCACCCGGCGCCGAGATCCCCATCCGCACCCTCGGCAATCTCGCCCTCAACCCAAACCTCGGCGGCGAACCGCTCGTCGTCAGCCTCGGCTGCGAAAAAATGCAGCCCTCGCGCATGTTACCCGCGAGCAAGCTTCCCGTGCTCCGCGAAGAGTCCTACGTCATGCGCTTTCAGGACGAAGAGTATCGCGGCTTCGGCGACATCATCGCCGCCATCATGCAGATGGCCGAGAAGCGCCTCGACCGCCTCAACCAGCGCCGCCGCGTCACCTGTCCCGCATCCGATCTCGTCGTCGGCCTGCAATGCGGAGGCAGCGACGCATTCTCCGGAGCCACAGCAAATCCCGCAGTAGGCTTCGCCAGCGACCTGCTCGTACGCGCCGGAGCAACCGTGATGTTCTCCGAAGTCACCGAAGTCCGCGACGCCATCGATCTACTCACCGCCCGCGCCGCCGACGAATCCGTCGCGCGCGAACTCGTCCGCCAGATGCACTGGTACGACGCCTACCTCGGCCGCGGAGACGCAGACCGCAGCGCCAATCCCACACCCGGCAACAAGGAAGGCGGCCTCGCCAACATCGTCGAAAAATCCCTCGGCTCCATCGCCAAAGCCGGAACCAGCGCAATAACCGGCGTCTTCGGCCCCGGCGAACGCGTCACAAAAAAAGGCCTCATCTTCGCCGCCACACCCGCAAGCGACTTCATCTGCGGCACGTTGCAGCTCGCCGCATCGATGAACATGCACATCTTCACCACAGGGCGCGGAACACCCTACGGCCTGGCGATGGCGCCAGTCATCAAAGTCGCCTCACGCACCGAGCTCGCCCAGCGCTGGCCCGACCTGATCGACCTCGACGCAGGAAGAATTGCGACAGGCCACGCGACCATCGAAGAAATAGGATGGGAGCTCTTCCGCATGGTCCTCGAAGTCGCCAGCGGCAACCAGCAGACCTGGGCCGACCACTGGGGCCTGCACAACGACTTCGCCCTCTTCAATCCAGCCCCAGTGACCTAG
- a CDS encoding TonB-dependent receptor: MKRYLLVCLLCITAVAFSQEFRATMTGRVTDSSGAIIPKAAVTVTNMDTKVAVNTTTNAAGQYTTPFLLPGKYSITVTAPGFQKFVHDNITLQTGARVSEDAALSVGSVAEEVHVSADNTLIDTQSATAGQVLTSEEIEDLPDNGRSPLGLAKTEYGVVPKAKDSVTQTRPFDNSATSDFSIGGGNSQSNELLLNGVPNMQDSSRVAGFSPSLDSVQAVRVDVFESDASYGDTSGGTVNLVTKAGTNQFHGTASEFNEFSGINAVQRWFIPKGSTTPPTRQNQYGFTLGGPVWIPKVFNGRDKLFFFYAYERFIGSTPDPVLSTVPTQAERGGDFSALLALGSSYQLYDPYSGVAVGTSVARSPLQGNIVPSTKINPVSQALIKYFPAPNVTGSPDGENNYFSNIPTTDNYNSHSGRLDWSLNDSNKIFFETHRSEYKRSLANIFNNISTGTTSYDVYQGGVVDYVRTWNPTLTSDTRASLTRSYLNSSLNSQGFNATAIGYPGYIDDNATERFMPQISFSEPKGTTAFGGLSTKPSNLEAFDTFQFFSATTKVWGHHVLKIGPDLRLYKYALLSPGSSSGSFTFGNNFMTSSTAAAAPPFGSSFASFLYGIPTGGTQNISQAYLYNSWYFSGFVQDDWRLLPSLTVNLGMRVEHETPITESLNRAVVGWDSTTANEATAPATAAYASIYAANASHLAELPPSAFVSTGGVIYATPSHRNEYNTPKAYVSPRIGISFAPPVFNNKMVVRAGFGVFVNPFTDYNTPQNYGFSATTSLVPTTDNYVTPAATLSDPFPSSNPIQQPTGSALGINTNLGSGIQFRGPNLQVPYSQRWSLDIQQQLTANSMIDIGYIGAHQVHLSYTNNLSAAGYYPYMSQSRRLDPVVQANLGQSITNPFKGLPGMTGSLDTSKTIAKYTLLQRYPEYSSIVQALVPGASATYNELLARYHVRASHGLELNVNYEYSRNLMTSQLTPGGPLTYGESTSDYPVHLSITTSYALPIGRGRSWLANNRLVDALIGGFSVNAIYQKLSGTPISWSQFDFANGSNGFNSNFHVNMRNYNEAFDRTVFYTGTGAGYKNGTDLTDTGQPSSTYNVRTVPQYFFRQDGTNNLDASVIKTFHIGERFNLEYRFEAFNVLNHTVFGAPNVSPTSAVGSTSAGPTGFATIDTISSVNRTLQQGLRIQF; the protein is encoded by the coding sequence ATGAAGCGATATTTACTCGTCTGTTTGCTCTGCATCACCGCGGTCGCCTTCTCGCAGGAGTTCCGCGCCACCATGACCGGTCGCGTCACCGACTCGTCCGGCGCCATCATCCCCAAGGCAGCCGTCACCGTGACCAACATGGACACCAAGGTCGCGGTCAACACCACCACCAACGCAGCCGGTCAATACACCACTCCATTTCTGCTTCCCGGCAAATACAGCATCACGGTCACGGCGCCCGGCTTCCAGAAGTTCGTGCATGACAACATCACTCTGCAAACCGGCGCGCGCGTCAGCGAAGACGCCGCGCTCTCCGTCGGCTCCGTCGCCGAAGAGGTCCACGTCAGTGCCGACAACACGTTGATCGATACCCAGAGCGCCACCGCCGGCCAGGTCCTCACCTCCGAAGAGATCGAAGACCTTCCCGACAACGGCCGCTCCCCGCTCGGCCTCGCCAAGACCGAATACGGCGTCGTGCCCAAAGCCAAGGATTCCGTCACCCAGACGCGCCCGTTCGATAACAGCGCCACCAGCGACTTCTCCATCGGCGGCGGCAACTCGCAGTCCAACGAGCTTCTCCTGAACGGCGTGCCCAACATGCAGGACTCCTCCCGCGTCGCCGGCTTCAGCCCAAGCCTGGACTCCGTGCAGGCCGTCCGCGTCGATGTCTTCGAATCTGACGCCTCCTACGGCGACACCTCCGGTGGCACGGTCAACCTTGTCACCAAAGCGGGCACAAACCAGTTCCACGGCACCGCCTCCGAATTCAACGAGTTCTCCGGCATCAATGCCGTGCAACGCTGGTTCATTCCCAAGGGCTCGACGACTCCACCCACGCGCCAGAACCAATACGGCTTTACCCTCGGTGGCCCGGTCTGGATTCCCAAGGTATTCAACGGTCGCGACAAGCTCTTCTTCTTCTATGCGTATGAGCGCTTCATCGGCAGCACACCTGACCCGGTTCTAAGCACGGTACCAACGCAGGCAGAGCGTGGCGGCGATTTTTCGGCCCTACTCGCACTTGGCAGCTCCTACCAACTTTACGATCCATACTCTGGCGTAGCAGTGGGAACCAGCGTGGCCCGCAGTCCGCTTCAGGGCAACATCGTTCCCAGCACGAAGATCAATCCCGTCTCTCAGGCGCTTATCAAATATTTCCCGGCGCCCAACGTCACCGGCTCTCCCGACGGCGAGAACAACTACTTCTCCAACATTCCAACGACCGACAACTACAACTCGCACTCCGGCCGTCTCGATTGGAGCCTCAACGACAGCAACAAGATCTTCTTCGAGACCCACCGCAGCGAATACAAGCGCTCGCTCGCCAACATCTTCAACAACATCTCCACCGGCACCACATCCTACGATGTCTACCAGGGCGGAGTCGTGGACTACGTTCGCACCTGGAACCCGACCCTGACCTCCGACACACGCGCCAGCCTCACGCGCAGCTATCTGAACTCATCCTTAAACAGCCAGGGATTCAATGCCACTGCCATCGGCTACCCCGGCTATATCGACGACAACGCCACCGAGCGCTTCATGCCGCAGATCAGCTTCTCTGAGCCAAAAGGCACGACAGCATTCGGCGGACTCAGCACCAAGCCAAGCAATCTCGAAGCATTCGACACCTTCCAGTTCTTCTCCGCGACAACCAAGGTTTGGGGACACCATGTCCTCAAGATCGGTCCAGATCTCCGGCTTTACAAATACGCGTTGCTGTCACCCGGCTCCTCATCCGGCAGCTTTACCTTCGGCAACAACTTCATGACGTCCAGCACGGCTGCGGCTGCTCCACCGTTCGGCTCATCGTTCGCCAGCTTCCTCTACGGCATTCCCACAGGCGGCACGCAGAACATATCGCAGGCATATCTCTACAACTCCTGGTACTTCTCCGGCTTCGTGCAAGACGATTGGCGCTTGCTTCCTTCGCTTACCGTCAACCTCGGCATGCGCGTCGAGCATGAGACGCCCATTACCGAATCGCTCAACCGTGCTGTCGTCGGTTGGGACTCCACCACCGCCAACGAGGCCACTGCTCCGGCGACTGCCGCATATGCCAGCATCTACGCGGCCAACGCAAGCCACCTCGCAGAGCTTCCTCCCTCTGCATTCGTTTCGACTGGTGGCGTGATCTATGCCACGCCATCGCACCGCAACGAATACAACACCCCGAAGGCTTACGTCAGCCCACGCATCGGCATCTCGTTTGCTCCTCCCGTCTTCAATAACAAGATGGTCGTTCGCGCCGGCTTTGGCGTCTTCGTCAACCCGTTCACGGACTACAACACCCCACAGAACTACGGCTTCTCGGCGACCACTTCGCTCGTGCCCACAACCGACAACTACGTCACCCCCGCGGCGACGCTGTCTGATCCATTCCCATCCTCGAATCCAATCCAACAGCCCACAGGTTCCGCACTCGGCATCAACACCAACCTCGGCAGCGGCATTCAATTCCGCGGCCCCAATCTCCAGGTGCCATACTCACAGCGTTGGAGCTTGGATATCCAGCAGCAGCTCACCGCGAACTCCATGATCGACATCGGCTACATCGGTGCGCATCAGGTCCATCTCAGCTATACAAATAATCTCAGCGCCGCAGGCTATTACCCCTACATGAGCCAATCGCGTCGTCTCGATCCTGTTGTCCAGGCAAACTTGGGGCAGAGCATCACTAATCCGTTCAAAGGCCTGCCAGGCATGACAGGCAGTCTCGACACATCCAAGACGATCGCTAAATACACGCTTCTCCAGCGCTACCCCGAGTACTCCAGCATCGTGCAGGCGTTGGTCCCGGGAGCATCAGCCACTTACAACGAGCTGCTGGCCCGTTATCACGTTCGTGCAAGCCATGGCCTCGAGCTTAACGTCAACTACGAATACTCTCGCAATCTCATGACCAGCCAGCTCACACCCGGCGGCCCACTCACCTATGGCGAGTCCACTTCGGACTATCCGGTCCATCTCTCCATCACCACCAGCTACGCGCTGCCCATCGGTCGCGGCCGCTCCTGGCTCGCCAACAACCGTCTGGTCGATGCGCTCATTGGCGGCTTCTCCGTCAACGCCATCTACCAGAAGCTCTCCGGAACGCCGATCTCCTGGAGTCAGTTTGATTTCGCCAACGGATCCAACGGCTTCAATTCAAACTTCCACGTCAACATGCGCAACTACAACGAGGCATTCGACCGGACCGTCTTCTACACCGGAACTGGCGCTGGCTATAAGAATGGAACGGATCTGACCGACACCGGCCAGCCCAGCAGCACCTACAACGTCCGTACCGTCCCGCAATACTTCTTCCGTCAGGACGGCACCAACAACCTCGACGCTTCGGTCATCAAGACCTTCCACATTGGCGAGCGCTTCAACCTCGAATATCGCTTCGAAGCCTTCAACGTCCTCAACCACACCGTCTTTGGCGCGCCGAACGTCTCGCCCACCTCTGCGGTCGGCAGCACCAGCGCCGGTCCCACGGGCTTCGCCACCATCGACACCATCTCCAGCGTCAACCGTACGCTGCAACAAGGTCTCAGAATTCAGTTCTGA